Part of the Sorghum bicolor cultivar BTx623 chromosome 1, Sorghum_bicolor_NCBIv3, whole genome shotgun sequence genome, GAATTCCAGGACCAATGGCTGTACTACTGTGTGATCGCTGGAATTGTTTTTGGATTCTGGCTGTGGTATGGGATGCTCTTTTCCATTGCGAAGCTGAGGTATTCTGTTTTCTTGTTTGTTGATCGCATGCAATACAAAACTATGCAAAAGGTGCGGCCTATCAATCGTTTTCTTTCAAAAGAAAAGAGTGATCCATCTTCTGTACCTATGTTTTCGACAAGTGATACAAGCTGAAGAATGGAGTAATGATATCTTCTCTACTATACCTAGCAATCcaatcttctcttttttttctccccTACTAGTACAACAGGAGATTTGCTGCCTTTCTTTGTATGCTTTAAGATGTAATGCTGAGAGGAGGCCATAAGGATTATAGTCAACTGTTATATTGCAATTTCAGTAAAAAAACATTATATGTTTAAGGAGATTTGCTGTCTTTCTTTGTATGCCTTTCTGATATGATATGTTTAAGAAGTTCTTACTTTTTTGTACTTGATTCATTTCTACTGCTGTTATGAAAAGAATATGTATATGAAATTATTTTCAAGAAGTGGCATATATATACCTATCATCCATTCAGGGAAAACTTATGCTGGGAGCTCACTTCCATCATCAAAAAGATTCAGAGGGCTCCATTTACAAATATTGGAGGAATTGGAGAAGGGTTTTgaaaaaaccaaaagaaaagacTTCGATGGAATACTAATCTAGTTTGGTGGAATTtgtggaaaaaaaaagaaacagaagaactctTCAGCAAAAAAGCCTACAGCCGATTGAGGTAGCATATCTTATGAAGGAAGAAGTTGAGCAGCAACGCATAGCTTTGGCAAATGCCCGGAATGGAGGATGAAGTTTTGCAGGATTATGAGTTTGTAGTTTTTGAGCCGACTCCCTTTTTCTCTTTTCAGTTTGTAAGTTTTAGTCTTGCCGCCCCAATGGGCTGTGTTCTCGGCTTTTTCTTCcttcttcatttttttttgagagaacaGGAGAGGTCAAGGAGACCACTACTGaaatttattgaagaaaaataATTCATTTTTGCAGTTTAGTTTTGCTGCTCCGATGTACAGTGtttgtaatttttatttttgtttcctttttttctACTAATAAGCAAAGCTTTTGCCGGCCTTTCCAAAAAATCATGCACAGCCAGAAAAGGGTTAGCAAAATAAAGTGACAATAGTTTCTCTTAGCTTGCTGCCTTCTGATATCTATATTCAGTTGCATATTTAGCCCTTCCCATCAAATGGAGCAACAAGTAATAAGTATGGCAATAAAGTAAAACACCTAAGTTGACTAGTACAGACTAGCTCTTGCAATTGGTGACTTCCATAATATATTCATAGTCTACTATCAACCAGTTCCACCAATAAACTTTCCTAGTTCTTGTCTTTGGTACTAGAACTTGAGAAACTTAATAAGGCTCTAGAAGTGTTTGAGTTTCTGCACAGGTATATGTTGCTTCTGGTAGTCTGTTAGTTTGCTTACTAGGATCTGTCGGGACGGTTCAGAAAGATATGCCCGAGCATGCGACGATCATGTACAGTTTCTTCTGCAATGTCTAATATGTCCTGTACTAACAAATCATCTTCTGTTGAAGAAGGGATAGCCAGCAGGGATGTTAAGAGGTCACCAGGAATCCAGGATGCAAAGAGCACAACAGGTAGTTGAGCATTCAGACATGTTGATTGAACAAACAAACAGTCAACACATAGAACCCTAAACTACCATTCCTCTCCTCCCAAAATTCTAGCTATCTGATTGTGCCCATAGTCACCGGAGTTCCCGGAACGACGGATCGAGGAACGACGAACCGGGAACGGGAACGACGTTTTAGATTCAGTTTTTCCACTGTGCGAGCGATTTCGTTCCCGTGTTCCGGTCCCGAACACTCGTTCCGGGAACGTGGAACGCTGCATCGTTCCCGTTCCGCGGTGACTAAGATTGTGCCTCGCTGTTATCCAGCTAGTTGGGTGCTGCCGAACGAAGCTAGATCGTTACAGAGCAGCGCGAGTGCCACTGCCAGGCTGCCAGCCGATCCTAGCAGATGCACCACAAAAAGCTACTCACCTGCTGATAGCAAACGGGATTCCTCAACCACGTTGAACAACAGCATGATTGATGTTGGGAAAAAGTTCAAAAGAATTATAGTCGGTGGTTGTACTGCAATTTCAATGAATAAATATAGGTTACTTAATATGTACCTGCAGGGTCTTTTTTTTCCTACCGGTAAAGACTATTTTCTAATCGTGCTACTCTACTCggtatatttctacaattatgtgTCCTGATTCCTGACTTCCATGGAAATATTGATGCAGCATGTACATGAAACTGTTCAGGTAGTGAGACATCtgtgctgttttttttttttggaaggaAAAAAAATGGCAAGATCTCTGCCTTGCATTTAAGTAGAAAAACACAATCTGGTCACAATGTGCAGTATCATCTCAGAGAAAGCTCTTGTCATATTTGAGAAATACTCACTCCGGTCCATTTTATCTGGCGCAGGTTAGAATGACACGGTCTTCTAGATTACATTTTGACcattcatttactttatattatattatttatgcttataaacttatAATCATTGGATAGTATAATTCTTTACaaatttaattatataaaatttgtGTTATAATAGTTAATAATTATTAGTCTAATTaatggtcaaagttttaaaagtttgaattttgatatACGTGTGCGCCAGATAAAATGGACCGTAGGGAGTAATAAGCAAAGTGGCTGAAGAACACCTCTTACAAGTTACGACTTGTGGTTTTCCACTATCTACGGTACAGTTGCATGTTTATAGCCCGCTTGGCAGGCGGGCCGGGGGGGGGCGAACATCAGCATAGTAGCGAATTGAGTACAGCTAACTTTGTGTACATATAGACTTCTAAGGATCTCCAGAATAGTTTTGTGGTCTATCACTATGCAGTCTGAGAAAAAATTAGTCCTCTCAAACTGCATCCAAAAAAATACATTAACTACAAATTTCACTTGTTGAGCTTCAAACCTTTGCACAGGCAAACATCACTTCTGGTAGTCTGTTAGCTTGCTTACTGTGATCTGCCTGAACGGTTCAGAAAGATAAGCCTGAGTATGCGCTGAGATCTCTTGAGCAACTGATCTCATAGAAGGCCGCGATTCAGGATTTGCCCGTGTGCAAGCGAGCGCGATTCTCACCACAAACACAATTTCTTCTGCAAGGTCACCTGTTGGAGGTTCCAACCGCTGGTCTAGTACGTCCTGGAGTAATAAATCTTCCTCTGTGGAAGAGGAGATAGCCGGCAGGGAGGTTAGGAGGTCACCAGGATGCTTCCCCATCATCACCTCCAGAGCAACCACTCCAAAGCTATAAACATCGCATTTCTCTGTGACGTTCATCGTGTATGCCAATTCTGCAAGAGTAAAACCAGACATGACACAAGTTAGTATGCTGCATCGTGATACATTATCAAGAAAAGTGCATCAGTGTTAATGAAAATATCTGAAAAATTGTTGCTTTTCGTAACATTGTATTTCTTTTCAGCACTAGGAGCCTAAGAGGGATCTTAGTTGTTACTGGTGTACTTAATAGTTCAGATCATGTGTTATGTACTCAAGTAAAATTATATGCTCCATGAACAGTAACCAGATGCAAAATTACCTGGAGCCATGTAGCCATATGATCCTGCTACTGAAGTCCAGTTTGTAGAAGCAGAGCCAAGCAGCTTCGCCGTGCCAAAATCAGACAGCCGCGGCTCAAATTCTGACTCAAGCAGGATGTTGTTCACAGTTATGTCACGGTGAACAATGGGCTGGCTACAGTCATGGTGGAGGTAGGCCAGGGCATGAGCAACCCCCTGGACCACCTTCACCCTCATGCCCCAGTCCAGCTTCCTCTTGCCCTCTTCCCCGTACAATGTCTTCCCCAAGCTGCCCCTCTCCAGGTACTCATACACCAGGTACATGTAGTCTCCACTCGTGCAGAAGCCATGGAGCTTGACGATGTTCCGGTGACGGACCTCTGTCAGTGCCTTGATCTCGTTCTCGAAGCTCTTCCTGCTCACTTCTGATATGTCCCCTGTCTCAGCCACATGGAAGCGCTTCACGGCCACGACCTGCCCACTGGGGAGCTCAGCCTTGTACACGCTCCCAAACCCGCCTTTACCGATGCAGAAGAGTTCATTGAAGCTGTCAGTGGCATTCACGATGTCAAGGAATGTGAATTTCCCTTCCTTCTCCCAGATCACGGATTCATAAGGATCGTTTGTGCTTGCCTCCAACACTTTCTGTTCCATGGGTCTCCTTCTGCATGCTAGGATGAGGCAAGCAACAATGCCTGCCAGCAACACTGCCCCAACTACTGAGAAAACTATTGCAATGACTGTTTTCTTGTGATGCCCTGAAGTGGAGCTGCGGTCGCAAGAAGGAATGCCTTGCACATTGCCGCAGAGCCCTAGGTTCCCAATGTAAGCCTCAGCCGAAGAGTTCTGGAAAGCATTGCCTGACGGTATTTCACCGGTGAGCTGATTGTAAGAGAAATCAACAATCTCCAGGCTCGACATGCGAGAGAAACTTGCTGGAATTGAACCATTGAGCTCATTGTGTGACAAATTCAGTTTCTGTAGGTTCGCCAGCTTCACAAGATTTGAAGGGATAGGACCAGACAGTGAGTTGCTGCTCAAATCAAGCAGGGTCTGCAGCTGAAACAGGTTACCCAGCTCACCTGGTATCTGCCCTGACAATATGTTCTTGCTCAAATCAAGATAGGTTAGTGAGCCAAGATTGTCAATGCCCACTGGTATGGTCCCATTAAGCATGTTCCCTGACAAATCAACTTTCTGCAGTTTGGAATTGTTGCCTAAACTTGTTGGAATAGGCCCGGAAAAGGAGTTATGGCTCAGGTTGAGACTGAACAAGAAGTTGAGATTACCCAGCTCAGGTGGAATGCCTCCTGTCAAGTTATTCGCAGCCAAGCTGAGGTCCTGCAAGCTTGTCATGTTCCCAAACGCCGCCGGAATGGTGCCTGATATGCTGTTGCCATCCATCTTCAGGCGTGTGATCTTGGTGCATTGTCCCCAATCATCTGAAAGCCGACCAGTCAGCTTGTTCCCGGAGATGTCCAGATAGTCCATGCTGGGGTGGACCCCGAACACCTCCGAGATGTCGCCGGTGAAATGGTTCCCCTCCAGCCGCACCCGATACAGCTCGGAGCAGTTCTTCAAGCACGGCGGCAGCTTTCCGCTGAAGCTGTTGTGGTTCGCCGTGAAGTTATTCAACGCGAAGCCGTCGCAGAGGCTCTGCGGCAGCTCGCCGGAGAAACTGTTGTTGGCGAAGCTCACATCGGTCAATGCCAGCCCTGCGCCGAGGTCTGGTGGGACGGTACCACTCATGCTGTTGTCGAACACTGACAGGTACTGGAGGTTCCTCAGCAACGAGATACTGGAAGGCAGCTCGCCTTCCAGGTTGTTGGTGTTGACGTCCAAGATTTGCAACTCCGTCATGTTGCCGATCTCCGGCGGGATCTTGCCGGTGAGCTTGTTGAAGAAGAGCGCCAGCCGCGTGAGTTTCTTGAGGTTGCCGAACGAGCTTGGTATCGGTCCGCTGAGCGAGTTCACCGACAAATCCAGTTCAGCCAGGTTCACCAACCCGCCGAGCTGCGACGGGATCACCCCGCTGAGGTTGTTGCTGAAGAGATACAAGATTAGCAGCTTCGTCGCCTTGCCGACCTCGTGTGGAATGGTTCCGGTCAAAGAGTTCGTCTGCGCTTGAAAGGATATGAGCTCCGGCCAGCTCGTGAACAGCTTCCCTGGGATCTCGCCGGTGAGGTTGTTGGACGATATGCCGAACTCCCGCATCCTCTGCATCCCGGCGAACGACGCCGGCAATCCCCCAGAGAGATGGTTAAACGAGATATCGAGGAAGTCGAGGTTGCTGAGGCTGCCGAGCTCCGGCGGCAGAGTGGAGACCAGACTGGCGTTCTTCACGTCGAGACGTTGCAGCATCTTGAGCCGGCCAAGAACCGGCGGGAGCGGCCCGCCGAGCGGGTTGCTGCCGAGCTCAAGGACCCTCAGCTGCGACATGGACCCGAGGAAGTCTGGGACGCCGCCAGTAAGGCCGTTGCCGCCAAGGTGCAGGTCCCTGAGACTCGTCAGCCTCGCGAGCGACGCTGGGATCCGGCCGGAGAACGCGTTGGCTGACAGGTTGAGCCACCGCAGGTTCGGCAGCCGCTCCGGCAGCGCGTCCGGGATCGGACCGGAGAAGGCGTTCTGCGACAGGTCGAGGTAGGTGATGTTGCCGCTGCTGAGCACGAACTCCGGGAAGCTGCCGTTGAGGTAGTTGAGGGAGAGCGAGAGGAACTCCACCATGGGCATCGGTGAGAACGGGGCGCTAGTCAGGTAGTTGGACCCCAGGTCGAGCTGGACGATCTTTGGGAGCTTACTCAGCTGGTGCGGGATCGCGCCGACGAGGTTGTTGTTGAACAGGCGGAGCTCgacgaggcccgagaggtcgcCCAGCTGCGGCGGGATGGTGCCGTTGAGCCCGTTGCTGCCCAGGTCGAGCGTGGACAGAGCGGGCAGCTGCGAGAACGACGCCGGGATGGCGCCGGCGAGGTTGTTGTCCTTGAGGTCGAGCGAGGTGAGGCTCGGGAACGCGGCCGGGTCGAGCTCGTCCAGGCCGCCCGTGAGGCCGAGCCCGCGCAGACGGAGCGACACGACGCGGCCGGCGGCGTCGCAGGCGACACCGCGCCAGGTGGTGCAGATGGAGACCTGGGTGGCGTTCGTCCACGTGGACAGCGCCGCCGGATCGCCCAGGTTCGACTTCCACGCCAGCAGCGCGTcggccggcgacggcggcgtcgCAGCATTGGCATTGGCAGCGACGGCGGCGAGGGCAAGGATGGCGAGGAGTGGAGCCGCGAGGAGGAGGCGGGACGGGGCGGGTGGTGGCGTCGGCATTGGCCGGGTGGCAGAGGGGAGCGCGGCGTGGCGGCCGTGCCCGTTCGTGCGGTGAGGCGGGCGGGGCGGGGAGGGCGGGAGGGGGCGGTGAGGCGGTGAGCACGTGGTGGTCTTGACTCTTTGAGCTCGCGGCGCGCGGCTGGCGGTCAATGCAGTGGGTTGACTTGCGAGCACATGCAATCCCACGGGCCACGCGGCTGGGAAGCGGCGTGAACGGGAAAAGGGGCAGCGCCGCACTTGCATTTGGGAGACTTTTAGTGTATGCCATTATAAAAGATTGACCAAACCAGAAAgccactaaaaagttgtttcgcaccgcTATGCCCAACTTTATCTTCGGCTATACCCGTGTGCCATTCCGTCTTCATTCTGTCTGTTTTCTTCCGTTTAAGGGGTCTGACACGTAGGTCCCGGTTAGCATAATGTCCTTTTTGCCCTTCCAGTCACGGGAGATAGAGGAGCGAGGGCGAGCGGGATTGAGTGGCTCCGCGACCTCCTCGACGCGGCTGATGCTCGGCGGCGCACCTGTTCCGGTGGGACCTGGGCCCGCCGGCGCACGCCGCGCTCGCGCCTCCTCCGCTGCCGCCAGCACCACAGCTGCTGCCTCACGCGCCGCGGCGGCTGggaccgcgcagcagcagcagcccgcCGATCATCACCGGCTGCCGGCCCGTGGCGGCGCTCCTGGACGCTCCGGCCTCATACTCCGCGTCCAGCTCGAGGCCCACCCGGTGCATTACAAGCTATAGCCTAGAGGGTGCTGTCGGCGGTGGCGAGGGTGCTGGAGCAGCCCACGGCGTGGGGGGCGACCCGGGAGATGGCGCTCCTCGCGGGGCCCCTCTGTGCGGCGGCCCTCTTCGGCCTCCTGCTCGGCTGGGCCTGGCGCCGGCGCTGGGCAACCGGCCTCGTCGTCGCCACCGCCGCCCTTCGCCACGCTCGACTTCTGGAAGGCCCAGCTGCCCGCACGTCTCCGCGCCCCGCTTGGCTACGCTGGCGCTGCCGTGCAGCAgagggaggaggacgaggacggcGTGCAAGGGTATGTAACTGTGTGTGTGCTGGCAGGGTGTCCGACATGAGCAGGCCCGGCATGGTGACCTTCCCGAGCATGACGTAGGCCAGCGCGCGCACCATGTCGTCCGGGTCCACGCCGAACAGCTCGGCGCTCGCCTTGGTGTACGCCGCCTCGTGCCGCCTCTCGTCGCCGGCGACCACGACGCAGATCTTGGACAGCGTGCGGTTCTCCTCGGCGGTCCAGCCGCGAATCCAGCGCGCCAAGGGGAAGGCGCTGGCGCCCGTGTCGTTGCCGACGCCGTCGGTGCGGTTGAACATGCTCTGGTACGTGGGCATCGCCTCCTCCGTCACCATGTTGCCCACCAGGCACACGAGCACGTCGTCGGGAACGCACGCCGCGGCGGCCCGCAGCTCGGCCAGCTCCTCCGCGAATGCCCTGTCGTCGTTGGTCGAGGTCGTAGTCCTGCTGGTCACGGTCAGCGTCCACCAGCCCGTCTAGGATGGTCTCGATCCGGAACGCGTCGTCGCAACTGCTCACGGCGCCTTCGGTGGCGGCGGCCTAGGCGCGGCGGAGGTTGTGCTCGGTGACGACGAAGGTGATGAAGATGCTGTGGTAGCGCAGAAGCAGGGCCAGCTGCAGCGCCGGGTTGATGTTGCCGGAGCGCGGGTAGGGCACCACCATGATGTGTGGCTGCGGCATCGGCGTTCATGTCGCTTGCTGCTATAGCTTGCACGCTGGTGACTGGCAACTTGGCTTTGGCTCCTTGGCTTCGATCTGTTCTTATCCTAATGCCCTGCCATTGTGCATGTTAGTAACTTCTATTAATCATAATCAATTGAAATGGATGGAAGATCCCTGCGAATCAAGCGACGCCAATACTAGAAAAAACAAAACAGTTTCAACTAACGTGCCTTCTACGCTTCGTTTCAAGTGGACTCCTGAGAACATTTTGATTATGGATTTTgcgtgtttttttaaaaaaaaaattgagaagAAGAGCTATTTGGTTTGAAACTTCGAGCCAGCACTGGAGCTACCGAATCTGCCATGTCAACCGCGCATGTCCACGTTAAAGATGTATTACGTACTTCTATAATGGCACACGGGTATAGCTAAAGATGTACTACCTACTCCTAGAATGGCACACGGGTATAACCGAAGATGAAGTTGGACAGGGGCATTGAAGTCTATTGACAGGCCACTTAACTGCCGTTAGGCTTCAAAATGGACGGAATGGCACACGGGTATAGTcgaagatgaagttgggcacagcggtgcgaaacaactttttagtgaCCTGGTGGTTTGGTCCATCTTTTATAATGGCATACAGGTAAAAGACTCTGCATTTGGTCAAGTATGGCGTGCGATGCCGGTtctctcaggccttgtttagttaaaaaaaattgtaaatttattttagatttttcattatat contains:
- the LOC8067445 gene encoding acyl-[acyl-carrier-protein] desaturase 7, chloroplastic, whose protein sequence is MVTEEAMPTYQSMFNRTDGVGNDTGASAFPLARWIRGWTAEENRTLSKICVVVAGDERRHEAAYTKASAELFGVDPDDMVRALAYVMLGKVTMPGLLMSDTLPAHTQLHTLARRPRPPPSAARQRQRSQAGRGDVRAAGPSRSRAWRRAAVATTRPVAQRRRQAQPSRRPKRAAAQRGPARSAISRVAPHAVGCSSTLATADSTL
- the LOC110433331 gene encoding probable leucine-rich repeat receptor-like protein kinase At1g35710, with the translated sequence MPTPPPAPSRLLLAAPLLAILALAAVAANANAATPPSPADALLAWKSNLGDPAALSTWTNATQVSICTTWRGVACDAAGRVVSLRLRGLGLTGGLDELDPAAFPSLTSLDLKDNNLAGAIPASFSQLPALSTLDLGSNGLNGTIPPQLGDLSGLVELRLFNNNLVGAIPHQLSKLPKIVQLDLGSNYLTSAPFSPMPMVEFLSLSLNYLNGSFPEFVLSSGNITYLDLSQNAFSGPIPDALPERLPNLRWLNLSANAFSGRIPASLARLTSLRDLHLGGNGLTGGVPDFLGSMSQLRVLELGSNPLGGPLPPVLGRLKMLQRLDVKNASLVSTLPPELGSLSNLDFLDISFNHLSGGLPASFAGMQRMREFGISSNNLTGEIPGKLFTSWPELISFQAQTNSLTGTIPHEVGKATKLLILYLFSNNLSGVIPSQLGGLVNLAELDLSVNSLSGPIPSSFGNLKKLTRLALFFNKLTGKIPPEIGNMTELQILDVNTNNLEGELPSSISLLRNLQYLSVFDNSMSGTVPPDLGAGLALTDVSFANNSFSGELPQSLCDGFALNNFTANHNSFSGKLPPCLKNCSELYRVRLEGNHFTGDISEVFGVHPSMDYLDISGNKLTGRLSDDWGQCTKITRLKMDGNSISGTIPAAFGNMTSLQDLSLAANNLTGGIPPELGNLNFLFSLNLSHNSFSGPIPTSLGNNSKLQKVDLSGNMLNGTIPVGIDNLGSLTYLDLSKNILSGQIPGELGNLFQLQTLLDLSSNSLSGPIPSNLVKLANLQKLNLSHNELNGSIPASFSRMSSLEIVDFSYNQLTGEIPSGNAFQNSSAEAYIGNLGLCGNVQGIPSCDRSSTSGHHKKTVIAIVFSVVGAVLLAGIVACLILACRRRPMEQKVLEASTNDPYESVIWEKEGKFTFLDIVNATDSFNELFCIGKGGFGSVYKAELPSGQVVAVKRFHVAETGDISEVSRKSFENEIKALTEVRHRNIVKLHGFCTSGDYMYLVYEYLERGSLGKTLYGEEGKRKLDWGMRVKVVQGVAHALAYLHHDCSQPIVHRDITVNNILLESEFEPRLSDFGTAKLLGSASTNWTSVAGSYGYMAPELAYTMNVTEKCDVYSFGVVALEVMMGKHPGDLLTSLPAISSSTEEDLLLQDVLDQRLEPPTGDLAEEIVFVVRIALACTRANPESRPSMRSVAQEISAHTQAYLSEPFRQITVSKLTDYQK